The DNA window TCGATGAATTTTATCTGGATCTAACCGGGATGGATAAATTTTTTGGTGCTTACAAATGGACAAATGAGCTTGGGGCAAAGATCGAGAAGGAAACGGGCTTACCGATAAGTTATGCATTATCGACTAACAAAACCGTGAGCAAAATAGGAACTGGCGAATCAAAGCCTCACGGACACAGGGAAATACCATTTTTAGGTGTTCAGTCATTCTTAAATCCATTGTCGATCAAAAAAATGCCTATGGTGGGGAATGCTACTTTTCAGTTGTTTTCACGAGTAGGTATCAGAACGATAGGGACACTTTCGGAAATGCCTGTGGAGGTCTTGCAGCAAATGATCGGTAAAAATGGTGCTGATTTATGGAAGAAAGCCAATGGAATTGATGAAACACCTGTGATCCCATACTCTGAAAGAAAGTCAATTTCTAAGGAAAGAACATTCGGTAGCGATACAATGGACATCGCTGAGGTGAAAGGTCTGATATCAGGAATGGCAGAGCAGCTTGCACACCAGCTTCGTCAGGAGAAATGGCTGACTTCAACCGTGGTGATCAAGATCAGATACTCAAACTTTGACACGGAGTCCAAACAGTGCCGGGTGAGCTATACCTCTTCTGACCATACCTTGGCGCGTGTTGCGCTGGAGCTTTTTGATAAGATTTATACAAGGCGTATGCGTCTCCGTTTGGTGGGATTACGATTTACCGATCTTGTTCATGGAAGTTACCAGATGAATCTTTTCGAAGATAATGCAGGGCTCATCAATTTATACCAGGCGATGGACAATATCAAAAATCGTTTCGGTAAAGATGCGGTAGGCCGTGCTATTGGGTTTAATTTTTCACGATAAATGCGCAAGTATGTTTTTGAACTGTCACTCGTTTCATAGCCTTCGATATGGGACACTTTCCATAGACGATCTGATTTCTCAGGCTTTAGCATTAGGGATAAAGGAGCTTGTATTGACAGACGTCAATACGGTGACAGGCGTATATGAATTCAAAAAGAAATGCGAGGAAAATAATATCCGTCCGATTGTGGGGATTGAGGTCCGTAATGGAAGTAAGTTATATTATATAACAATTGCAAAAGAATTTAAGGGGTTGGCAGAAGTAAACAGAATGCTGACTTCGTATAACTGTGATAATATTGAGCTACCGTTGCAACCGGAATTACGTGACAATTTTATCATCTATCCACTGAGTAATATCCCTAAAAATCTTTGTGACAATGAATTTGTTGGAATCTATGAAGATGAACTCAATCTTTTGGTACGGCCGGAATTAAAGAAGATTATATCCAAGATGGTTATTCTTTGTCCTATTACATTCAGTACAAAAAAGGAATATAATCTCCATCGTATTTTACGCTCGATTGATAATAACACTTTGTTGTCAAAATTGTCGGAAAAGGAAGTCTGTAAAAAAATAGAATATTTTAGATCACCGGAATCTATCCTTAAAACCTATGCTAATTATCCCGAGATCATTACAAATACTCAAATGCTCCTTTCGCAATGCAGCTTTGATTTTGCGTTCGGTACACCAAGGAACAGGAAACATTATACGGGTACAAAAGCCGATGACCTTAAATTACTGACCCGTTTAGCTTATGCGGGTTTGGAGCGACGATATGGGAGAAATCATGAACAGGCAAAACAGCGGATTGAAAAAGAGCTAAAAGTCATAAATGAATTAAACTTTAGCGGTTATTTTCTTATAACATGGGATATCATCCGGTATAGTAACAGCATGGGGTTTATGCATGTCGGCAGGGGGAGTGGGGCAAATTCAATTGTTGCATATTGTCTTGGTATTACGGATATATGCCCGATAGAGCTTGATCTGTATTTTGAAAGGTTCCTGAATTTAAATAGAAAGAGTCCACCAGATTTTGATATCGACTGGTCATGGCAGGAACGAGATATAATTTTGGATTATATTTTCAATAGATACGGAAAGGAGTTTGTTGCTTTCTGCGGAACTAATGTAGAATTTAAATACCGTTCGATCATTCGGGAAGTGGGGAAGGCATTTGGTTTGCCAAAGGAAGAGCTTGATGAACTTAGCAAAAATCCAGAACGGGTATTTCGTGATGATGTTGTAAAGCAGGTGCAGAAGTATGGAAAGCTGCTCGAGAAATTTCCGAACCAACGGTCTATGCATTCCTGTGGAATAATTATTTCTGAGGAGCCGTTGACGAATTTTACGTCACTTGAAATGCCACCAAAGGGTTTTCCTATTGTTCAATGGGATATGCATGTTGCTGAGGAAATCGGTTTTGAAAAGTTTGATATTTTATCGCAAAGAGGACTTGGTACAATCAATGATACTGTAAGGCTTTTAGAAGAGAAAAGGGGGATCAAAGTTAATATCAAGGATACTACGATTTCCAAAGACGAAGAAAAATGTAATGAATTTTTAAGTCAGGGGCGGACGATAGGCTGTTTTTATATCGAAAGTCCAGCTATGCGTGGATTACTCAGACGATTAAAATGCGATAACTACAAAGTATTGGTGGCAGCATCATCTATAATCAGACCAGGAGTTGCCCAATCAGGAATGATGCGCGAATATATTTTTAGGCACAATAATCCTGACAAGTTTGAATATTTCCATCCTGTTTTTGAGAAGCAGCTGGGGGAGACCTACGGAATTATGGTTTACCAAGAAGACGTGATAAGGATCGCTCTGCATTACGGTGGTGTTTCTGCTGCTGACGGTGATATCCTACGAAGGGCAATGAGCGGAAAAGGTAGGTCACTTTCGGCATTGCAAAAAGTTAAGGATGATTTTTTTGCATCTTGCAGAAAACAGGGGCATCCTGAGGAGCTTAGTAAAGAAATTTATAGGCAGATTGAATCCTTTGCAGGTTATTCATTCTGTAAGGCTCATTCAGCTTCCTATGCAGTAGAGAGTTATCAATCACTGTACCTGAAAGTTTATTATCCATTGGAATTTATGGTTTCTGCTATAAATAATATGGGCGGTTTTTATCGTACTGAAGTTTATGTCCATGAAGCCAAGATGTCCGGTGGAAAGATATTAAATCCCTGTGTTAACAGGAGCGAATACGAAACGACGATCTATGGAGATGAAATTTATCTGGGTCTGATGCTACTTGAAAAGGTTGAATCAAAGCTTGCACAGTTGGTACCAAAGGAGAGAATGGCGAACGGTGATTATAGGTCGATGGAAGATTTTATAAAAAGGATTCCGATCGGTATTGAGACTTTGCAGACTTTGATATTTATAGGAGCATTTCGGTTCAGTGGGGTTCCAAAGAATGAGCTTTTATTAAAGGCAAGAGTTCTATTGGGAGATTTTAAACCGGCGAAAAGATTTCAAACTCTTTTTGAAGAACCGGCGAAGGAGTATAGATTTCCGGAGCTAAAAAGAAATGTGTTTGAGGATGCGTTTGATGAGATAGAGATATTAAGCTTTCCGGTTTCCTGTACGCCATTTGATCTGCTACAAACCAAGTACAGAGGAACAGTGATGGCAAAGGAACTTACGCATCATCACAAAAAAGAGGTGAAGATGCTAGCCTATCTGATTTCCAGGAAACACGTGCCGACGAAGCGGGGGACAATGTATTTCGGAACATGGACAGATGTGGAAGGAAACTATTTTGATACAGCTCATTTCCCAGACTGCCTTGAAAAATATCCTTTTCAGGGTGGGGGATGCTATCTTTTGCTGGGAATAGTTGAAGTGGACTTTCATTTTCCGACCATAACAATTACTAAAATGGCCAAGATGCCGTTTATCGCCGATCCGAGATATTCCCATGATGAAGAAAAGAAATATGAGGCGCAGCAACGGATCAAGGAAGACGTCAGTATGACTTTTAGAGCACCTTATCCGCAGGAGAACGAGATTGGGCTACCGAGAAAAAAGATGTTTTAAGTGCTATCAATAAAGAAAATGTCTTTAATGAGATTACGGGAATCCGTAGGCAGATCAAAAATTAATGCTTAAATTTGCAACGGAAAATCTGAGAGCTTGTCTCGGTTAGATATTAACCTATTTCAATTAGACAATAAAATATATTTCAAATACACGGATAGACCTGCTTACAGGTTTAAT is part of the Chryseobacterium lactis genome and encodes:
- a CDS encoding DNA polymerase III subunit alpha, giving the protein MFLNCHSFHSLRYGTLSIDDLISQALALGIKELVLTDVNTVTGVYEFKKKCEENNIRPIVGIEVRNGSKLYYITIAKEFKGLAEVNRMLTSYNCDNIELPLQPELRDNFIIYPLSNIPKNLCDNEFVGIYEDELNLLVRPELKKIISKMVILCPITFSTKKEYNLHRILRSIDNNTLLSKLSEKEVCKKIEYFRSPESILKTYANYPEIITNTQMLLSQCSFDFAFGTPRNRKHYTGTKADDLKLLTRLAYAGLERRYGRNHEQAKQRIEKELKVINELNFSGYFLITWDIIRYSNSMGFMHVGRGSGANSIVAYCLGITDICPIELDLYFERFLNLNRKSPPDFDIDWSWQERDIILDYIFNRYGKEFVAFCGTNVEFKYRSIIREVGKAFGLPKEELDELSKNPERVFRDDVVKQVQKYGKLLEKFPNQRSMHSCGIIISEEPLTNFTSLEMPPKGFPIVQWDMHVAEEIGFEKFDILSQRGLGTINDTVRLLEEKRGIKVNIKDTTISKDEEKCNEFLSQGRTIGCFYIESPAMRGLLRRLKCDNYKVLVAASSIIRPGVAQSGMMREYIFRHNNPDKFEYFHPVFEKQLGETYGIMVYQEDVIRIALHYGGVSAADGDILRRAMSGKGRSLSALQKVKDDFFASCRKQGHPEELSKEIYRQIESFAGYSFCKAHSASYAVESYQSLYLKVYYPLEFMVSAINNMGGFYRTEVYVHEAKMSGGKILNPCVNRSEYETTIYGDEIYLGLMLLEKVESKLAQLVPKERMANGDYRSMEDFIKRIPIGIETLQTLIFIGAFRFSGVPKNELLLKARVLLGDFKPAKRFQTLFEEPAKEYRFPELKRNVFEDAFDEIEILSFPVSCTPFDLLQTKYRGTVMAKELTHHHKKEVKMLAYLISRKHVPTKRGTMYFGTWTDVEGNYFDTAHFPDCLEKYPFQGGGCYLLLGIVEVDFHFPTITITKMAKMPFIADPRYSHDEEKKYEAQQRIKEDVSMTFRAPYPQENEIGLPRKKMF
- the dinB gene encoding DNA polymerase IV — its product is MKRSIVHLDLDTFFVSCERLVNSGLNGIPLIIGGGDRGVVSSCSYEARTFGVRSAMPMKMALRLCPQAKVVKGDMELYSRMSHTVTEVIEESAPVMEKASIDEFYLDLTGMDKFFGAYKWTNELGAKIEKETGLPISYALSTNKTVSKIGTGESKPHGHREIPFLGVQSFLNPLSIKKMPMVGNATFQLFSRVGIRTIGTLSEMPVEVLQQMIGKNGADLWKKANGIDETPVIPYSERKSISKERTFGSDTMDIAEVKGLISGMAEQLAHQLRQEKWLTSTVVIKIRYSNFDTESKQCRVSYTSSDHTLARVALELFDKIYTRRMRLRLVGLRFTDLVHGSYQMNLFEDNAGLINLYQAMDNIKNRFGKDAVGRAIGFNFSR